GCCGGCCGGCGGCATCAGGTACCCGACTGCCACAGGCGGAACGGGGCCAGGAATCATTTCCGAAGCTCCAAGCTCGACACCTGGGGTGGCCACAGGGCCCACGCCGGGCGGGTCGGCAAAGGCGCACGCGTTCATCGGGACCGTTGACGTGAACGCAACCGCGGCGAAGGTGCGGCTGCTGCTGATCGCGGATGAGATCATCAGGGTGTTGGCCAATGATCCGCAGGCGAGCGTGAAGGTGACAGTCGAGATCAGCGCCGAGTTCCCCAGCGGCGTATCGGATGAAATCAAGCGCGCGGTGTCCGAGAATGCAGCGAGTTTGGGGTTTAGGATTAAGACGTGGGAGTAGGAGGCGGGGCGACCCAGGGCCTATATCTCTAGCCGTCGCAGGGCGGCTATGCACTCGTTGCAACGACCTCAGAGTTACTCGCCTGTGATCTTGGTTGGAGGCTGATATCTGAACTGAGACAGACCATGCTCAACGATGGAGTGATTCAGAAGATTAACAAGCGGATGGGGCGCATGGAGATTGCACAGGTCGCCGTGATCGTTGCCCCCTGGTCGGCCGGTCGTTTTGGCTGGCGGCGGGCGATGATGATGGTCGGCTTTGAGCGGCCTGATCAGGGCGGCATGGGCGCCGTCTACACCGCCTGGGACATGGCGCCGTTCGCGGCCGACCTGTGGGCCGATGCCGACGAGGCGCTGCGGGCGAAGCTGGAAGAGCAGCACGAAGCCTGGCTCAAGGCCACGGGCGGACATCCCTGGAACCCGCCTGACTGGGCCGGCGGCGACGCGTGCCCCGCGCCGTTTGCGCCGGCCAAATGGGACGCGGTCGCCGCGCACTCCTGCGCGCCGAGCTTGACGCCTACTACGCCCGGCTCTATGGCCTGACGCGCGACGAGCTGCGCTACATCCTCGACCCCAAGGATGTCTACGGCCCGGATTTCCCCAGCGAGACGTTCCGGGTGCTGAAGGAGAAAGAAATCAAGGCGTTCGGCGAGTACCGCACGCGGCGGCTGGTGCTGGAGGCGTGGGATCGGCTGGAGGCGGAATTGGGGCCGGTCGTTGTGCGCAACTACCGGGAGGAAATGGCGGCGACGCCTGGCCGGGTCGCCGAAACGGGTCGCACGTACCAGGCAATCGCCCAGCCCGCCAGGCCCCCGGCTCCCGGATCACCTGCCAGGCCGGCGCCTGCGGCGCAGCCCCAGGCGAGCGCCGGGCAGTCCGACCTGTTCGGCGTAGCGGCTGCCCCTGCCACCACGCCGCTCAAGGCAGAACCCGTGCGCCCGGCTGCGCGGCCGGAACCCGCGGCCCAGCCGGTCATGATCCCCACGCCGCCGCAGGGCAATCGCAGCGAACGACTCGGCCGGCTGCTCACGCTGGGCCGCAAACAGACTTCAGAGGCCATCGGCGAGTTGGTGGCCGCCCTGGGCGACGAGGACGAGCAACTGCGCTGGCTGGCCAGCCTGTCGCTGCTGGGGATGGGGGGAAGCACGGTGATCGCGACGCTGCAGGCGTTCATTGTGCAGGCGCCGTCCGCGGTTGCGCGGGAGGAGGGGGAGAAGGTGTTGGGGAAGCTGGAGGCGTTTGGCGGATGAGCGCAAGACCAGGGCAAAAACACCGTCATGACCAACGACGAGGCGCCGAAGTTGATCGCTACCCGATAATGCCTGCCGGGCAAGATGGGTGACGACCAGGATCGCACTGATTCCGCAGGATGAGATGGTGGAGAACATGACGTTCGACGTGCTGGCGAGCCCGTTTTGGGCGCCGGTATAGGCACAAATATCCAGCCTGGTGTGAAAGGAAGATCAGATGGAAATCAATACGATTCTTAATCAGATTGATCTTGGTGCGATGGCGCTGCCTGAATTTCAGCGCGGCTATGTGTGGAACCGCAATCAGGTGCGTGACTTGATGGCGTCACTCTACCGCCGGTATCCTGTGGGTGGGCTGCTGGTGTGGATCACGAAGACCGAGAGCGCCGATGCGCGCGGCGACCATCCGCTGTCCGCCGGCACCGTCGAGTTGATCCTCGATGGACAACAGCGGGTGACGACGCTCTACGGCATCATCCGGGGGGCGCCACCCTCCTTTTTCGAGGGCAACGCCAGCGCCTTCACCGGTCTCTATTTCAATCTCGAGGACGAATCCTTCGAGTTCTATGGACCTGTGAAGATGGGCAGCGACCCACGCTGGATCAACGTCACCGAGTTGATGAAGCTCAGCATGGGCCCCTTCATCGACGGCATCTACCAGAACGAGGCGCTGAAGCCTCACGCCCAAGTATACCTCGGCCGTCTCAACCGGCTTTACACTATCGGAGAGATCAAGGTTCACATCGAGAAAGTCGCTGGACCGGACAAGACGGTGGACGTGGTGGTGGACATCTTCAACCGCGTCAATAGCGGAGGCACTAAGCTATCAAAAGGTGATTTGGCGCTGGCGCGCGTCTGCGCGGAATGGCCTCCCGCGCGCGAAGAACTGCGTTCAGCGCTTGGCAAGTGGGCCAGGTCCGGCTTTGATTTCAGCCTGGATTGGCTGCTGCGCAACGTCAACGTCGTGGTGACGGGTAAGGCGCTCTTCTCGGCGCTCAAGGACGTCGACACCGCTGGATTCCAGCAGGGCTTGAAGCAAGCGAAGAAGGCCATTGATTATCTGCTCAATATCGTCAGTGGCCGCTTGGGATTGGATCACGAGCGAGTACTGGGCGGGCGCTACGCGTTCCCGATCATGAGCCGCTACGTCGTGGAAAACGGCGGCAAATTATCCAGCGCACAGCAACGCGACAAACTGCTCTACTGGTATGTGCATACACTGCTGTGGGGGCGCTATGCCGGTTCCACCGAATCCATGTTGATGCAGGACTTGACGGCGATGGAGAATCACGCCGAGGCCCTGGACCGGCTCATAGACCAACTGCGCACCTGGCGCGGTGATCTCGAGGTGCGTCCCAACAACTTCGCCAACTGGAGCGTGGGCGCCCGTTTTTATCCGATGCTCTACATGCTGACGCGCGTCGGGGAGGCGCGGGACTGGGACACGGGGCTGCCGCTCAAGGCCAATCTATTGGGCAAAACCAGCCGGCTGGAGATTCACCACATCTTTCCCAAGTCGCAGCTCTATGCGCGCGGGCATGACCGCCCTAAGGTCAACTCACTGGCAAACTACTGCTTCCTGACGCAGGCCACCAATCTTGACATCAGCAATACCCTACCCGAAGTCTACTTCCCGCAGATTGAGGCCAGCCACCCTGGCGCATTATCGTCGCAGTGGGTGCCTATGGACCCCAAGCTGTGGCGCATTGAAAACTACGCTGACTTTCTGGCCGAACGCCAGCGTCTGCTGGCGAAAGCGGCCAACGTATTCCTCGATAGCTTGCTGACGAGCAGCCATGTGGGACCACTTGAGACAGTGCCGTCGGTCGCGGTGCCGCCCGCCGTCGAAATCATCAGTGTTTCGGGTGGCATTGACGATGAAGGCGAAGAAGCCGTGCTGTTGGAGGAGAACATTTGGGTGACAGAACAGGGCTTGCCTGAAGGCGAAATGCTCTATGAGATTGTTGATGCCGAGACGGGCGCTCTCAAGGCGCTGCTCGACCTGGCATGGCCCGAGGGCATCCAGACCGGCTTCAGCGAACCGGTCGCCCTCTTGTTGAATGAACAGATGAAGACTCTGGAATTGGCGAGCGCAGCGGGTTTCCGTTGTTTCACCGATGTAAAGGTGTTTCGCAGCTATGTGGAGAAGGAAATCCTGGCTTTGGATACCATGGCAGCAAACTGACAGCATCACTTCCCCGGGGAAACCATGTCGGCGCGCGAGAACTCAAATAAGGAACGCTGCCCGCTGTGCGCTGCCAAGATTGCGAGATCCGAGAGGTTTGTGAAACCGTTCGGATCTCGCGCTAGTCATGTGGTGCTCCCCCACATCCTGGCTTTACGGAGAGGGGCGGCGTAGGGCCTCAGCGCTGCGGTGGTCCTTCATGCAGGCGATCCACCGCAGCCCACACGGCGTCGCGCAGGCGTTCGATCAGCGGGTTATGCAGCTTCCGCTCAGTGCATAGCCTGGTGCTATCCCTGTGGGTCGGGGCGGAGCGCCAGGGTGAGGGGGCCGTCGAAGGCGTCAACCTGGCCGAGCTGCTGGCTGCCGGATCACAAGAACGAGTGCAGAAGTAGTAGCTGGAAACGGAGGAAGAGTATGCTGTCCCAAAAGCGTTATCCGATTATGATCGCCCTCGGCATGATGATTTTGCTCCAGATGGCTTGTGGACAAACATCGCGCACCAGTGACGAAAAAAGCATCGCGGCCACAGTCGCCAAGCAGGTGCGGGCAACCCTAACCGCTGAAGCTCAAAGGTCGGCAGCAAATACGGCAGTCGCAGTTGCCCCATCCGACACCCCTAAGCCGACTGAAACGACAGCGCCTACGGCGACATCTGCTCCCACCGAGACGCCGGCGCCAACGGCAACTGACACTCCGACGTCTCTCCCAACCGATACCCCCGTACCGACTGATACACCTACCGTAACGGAGACACCGACTGCAGACAATACGAACGACCTGATCGTCAATGCACCAGCGATTTTGGGCGCTAAAGTTGCAGAGGTCGAGGGTACCCTGGGAGAACCCCTGGATATTGCCCAAATTGATCGAGGGTCGGTGCCCGCGATTCCAGACGGTGGCGAGTCTCGCATGTACATAGCACAAACATATATTCTCTACGTTGATTACGACAAGACCGGTATTGCCAAAGGCGTGCAGTTGTTCAGTGGGCTGGAAAAGCATAACTACGCCTTGTCTGAATGGCCTGTGGCGCTTAGACGTGTTGGGGTTGACTTTATTACCAAACCACCGGACCAATCAGCCCTAATTGCAGTCGCATGGACCAATGTAAATGGCTATGCTGTCAGGGTAGAGACCGATGCTATCGGCGGTAAGATATGGAGCGTTTGGGTTTCGCTCGTTTCGTCTAACCCGCGGCCGGCAAATACGCCTGACAAACCGGCGGCGGTTGCATCCAATGCGAGCAACATACGGTCGGGACCAGGCACGAGTTATCCTATTGTCGGCAAGGCGAGCGCCGGACAGCGCTATGATATTCTGGGGCGTAACGCGGATTCGTCGTGGTGGCAAATCTCGTATGGTGACAAACAGGGATGGATTGCGGCTTCGGTTGTCAAGACGAGCGGTCCGCTGACGCAGGTGGCTGTAGCACAGAACATTCCAACACCGCCCCCTGCACCAACTTCTCCGCCGGCCAAGCCAACGTCCCTGCCACTCACGCGGCCCGAGCAAGAGTTCACGGTGAAGAACTGGGGACTGCGCCTTTACGATGTGAAGCGCGCCAAGTCAGTCTATCACTACGGCAACGCGCGCTTTGCCCAAGGCACCTACCTCATTCCGCTCGTTGAGTTTCGGAATACGGGATCCGGAACTGCGACGCCCCTGCGCAGTCTCAATTTCTACCTGCAAGATACGCGGGGGCGGACTTACAAGTTCGATCCGTTCGATGATGCGGTTCTGGGCGCCGCATGGCAGTTCCAGGCTGGGCACTTGTACGATGACATTAACCCGGGGCTAAAATTGGGCATCGCATTGCCATTTGATGTGTCACCTGACCTGACTGACGTCTGGTTGCGCGTCAAAGAGGACTCCAGAATCGTGATGTACCTGGGGAATGTGAGCCAGTTACCGGAAAGCAAATGAAACGATGACGCCAAAAGCTGGAGTTGAAGCTGCCATAAAAAGAGGCCCCGAAGGGCCCGAAGGCGTTATGCCTTCCACCTCCAGATAACTGGATTGCTGTCATTATAACCGAACGGTGGCTGCGAAGTCAAGAGAGAAACACTACACTAGGCGAGTTCCACCAGGTTTGGCGTCGAGGCTGAGAAGGGCAGCCTAGCGGCGGGGAGCGCGGGGTGTTTGGAGCACGAAGACGCGAAGCGGCACGAAGCATACGAAGCACGAAGATCGCGAAGCGCGAAAGAGGGAGTTAGCGTTGAAATGATTGCCTTTGCCCATGACATGGCGGCATGATTGATCTGCTGATCGTGCAGGATGGCATCGCTTATCCCCTGCAGATCAAGAAAACCGCCGCGCCGGGTCGGGATGATGTCCGGCATTTCGGAGCGCTGGCGCATCTCGGTTTGCCTGTCGGCCCGGGCGGCGTCATCTGTCTGGCGGAGCAGTCGCTGCCGCTCACGGCTACGGCCCAGTCCATCCCGGCCTGGGCGCTGTGAGCCGTTGGATCACGAAGACACGAAGCCTTACGAAGAATACCAAGCGCGAAAGAGGTGGATCATGGTCGGTCGCAACGATCCCTGCCCTTGCGGCAGCGGCAAGAAGTACAAGAAGTGTTGTCTGAAGAAGGATGAAGAGGCCCGGCAGGCTCAAGTGGAGGCCGAGCGCGCGGTGCGCCAGGCGGCCGCCGCATCGCTTCCGCCACCGTTGCCCGCAGTGCAACACCTCCCGCCCGCTGCCGGGACGGACGACGCGCTGGGGGATGGGCCAGAGACGGAAGCTGAGGCAGACGCCATAACCGACTCCTCCTTTTTCGATACGCGCTGGGCAGAGTTCGAAGCGGCAGAAAATGACGAAGACCAAATCGCCATCTTCCTGGCGACGCTGGATGAGGGGGCGATGGATAACGAAAGCGCCTTCGAGATGCTCAACGTCATCTACCAAGCCAGCGTGGCCAGCGGCGAGCGCGATCGCTTCGATGCGTTGCTCGCCCTGTTGCGCCAGCGCCAGCCGGACGTCTACGCCCACGATGCCCATTTCTACGCCGGCTGGCTGATCTCGAACGCCCTGGCCGCCGGACGCATGGACGCGCTGCCGGCCCTGGCCCATGAGCTGGCCGACACAGCCGGCGAAGATCTCGACACCGTCAGCGGCACCCTCGACCAGTTGGCTTACCACGGCCACCTGTCGGTGGTTACTGAGGCCATGCGCCGCGCCTGTCCGTTGGTGCGGGATGCCGGCGAATACTTCGAGTGGGCGGTCACTGCATTTGCCGAACGTGCGCTGACGTACGCGAGGCTCGACTACCTGGAGCGCACCGCAGCCCCGCACGCCGCCGAACTGGAGGCGCTGAGCGCCGCCTTTGATTGCGCAATTTTGCAGCCAGGGGATGCGGCCCAATTCCTGGCGCATATCACCGGGCAGGCCGAGCGGCGCTGGAGGTTGGACGACTTCACCCTCACGCCGCACCGGCAGCGCAAGGGCGCACCGGGACTCTCGGCGGACGATGGCCGAACCAATCTGTATTACCTGACCGTCGAATTCCTGGGCTACCTGCGCCGCGCGGAAGGCATGCCGTATGCCAAAGGGGAGATTGCGCGCGATCAGATTCAGCGATACATCTTGAAGCGCCACGCCGGGGAGTTGAACGATGCGAACGGCAGGAGGGGGGCCAGGCCCAAAGCGCGCGCATCGGCGCCAGTGCATCCCCTCTGCCCCGACCACGACACGATGGATCGTTTTCTGGCTCGTCTGTTGAGTTTCCTCAGCTCGCAGCCTTACAGAGCCGCAGCCCTATTCGAGATGCTCCCGGCCTGGCTCAGGTTCCTGGAAGCACGCGAGCTGATTGACGCCGACCAGCGCGTCCGGACCCTGCGCGAGTTGGATGGCCTGGTCCCTGATCTAATCAAAGTTTTGCATGGCTATCGTTCGGACTCCGCGCTGCGGCTGGCAGCAGAGCACTGGGGGGAGAACGATGGTCTCAGGCCGATGCGCCGCGATCAGGCCGCGAAGTAGGCGCGGTAGAAGGCGTCGAGCCGGCGCCGGATACGCTTTTCGGCATAACCGCTCTGCAGCGCAGTTTCCACGACCGGCGCGGCCAAGAGCGTCACCTCATGCGTGACGATGGCTTGCGTGACGCCCATGGCCGCCAGCCACGCGCGGACGTCCTTTTCCCCATGGACGCGGAAGAAGTTGCGCACCAGCCCCGCCATCAGCTCAGCAAACAACGGCGTGGCGCGGAAGTGCAGCCAGAAGTTCAGGCCAATCTGCACCATCGCCTCCAGGGACTTGGTATCCACATAGCCGGCCAGTTCGGCCATCTCCGTTTCGGCATTTGCCGCCCACACCTCCTCGCTCCACTTGCGCATCAGTCTGGCATCCAGGGTCGTGTTCAGGAAGGTTTCGCTCTCGAGGATGGTCTCCTGGACATTCGCGCTGATGAAAGCGAGTAACTGCTTATCAATACTCCTTCCCAGGGTTGGCGCACCGGCGTTCAAGGCATTCTGTCCCATCCTGAGCAGCGACGATGCGCCGGGGATGTTTTTCGCCAGGGCATTTTCGGTCAGCACAAAGGCCTTGATGCCGCGGTAGAGGACATTGGAGATCAGCACCCCATAAACGGAGCTTGAGATAACCTGGTGGGTGATCTCGCGGCGCAGGTCCTCCAGGCCGATGATGTTGTCAACGAGCTGATCGAACACCCCGCGCGGCAGGAGCGACGCGACGCGGGCGTCATCGTTCGTCAGGAATTCATGCACAAACAGTACGTTTTCCCGAATCTCGTCCACGAGTTCGGGCGAAATCGGCCTCTCGATCACATTGCGCCCGATCCAGTCTACCACCTGGTCTGCGCTCACCACCTCGTGCAGCCGCACGTGCCCCAGCCAGGCAAAAACGTCCGCCACTTCCTCCGCCAGCGTCGCCGGCAACTTCTCCCCGCGCAGCCGCTCCAACTCAAACCGCACATGCGCTTCCAGCAAATCATCCTTCTTCTTTGTCATCCCTCATTCCTTTCCGATTTTCGATTTTCGATTTTCGCTCACGAATCTCCGCTCTCTGCGCTTTGCACTCTGCACTTTGCACTTTGCACTTCTCCCCCCTCCTCCACCTGCAGCCAGGACGTGCCCCATTCATCCCCAACCCAGCGCCCCTGCACCAGCAGCGGTTGCCAGGGCGCCGGGGACTTGGCCGCCTTGTCGCCGCGGGCGATGACGAACGTGGCGCCGTCGCCCAGGAAAAAGCCGGGGCCGCCGGTCCAGCCGGGCAGACGCACGCCCGCGGTCAGGAGCGACCGGCCGGGGAAAGCGGACAGTTCGGCCAGGGGCACATGCGCCGGCAGACTTGCGCGCACCAGCGCCAGCGGATCGGTCAACGCGCTGACCGGCAGGCCGAGCAATTCGGTCTCCCAGTCCCAGCGCTGGCGCAAGGTTTCCGCGGGGACCGCACGCCGGCCAAAATCGAAGATCATCTGGCCGGCAGAACCGTGACGGAACTCCTGCGCCTCGGCCAGCAGGCTGGCCCGGCTCGGCGCCAGTCCATCCAGCGCGCCGCCGCGGATCAAATGCTCGATCTCTTTCGGCCGCAGGGCGACGCGGCGCAGCAGGTCACGCAGATCGCTGAATTTGCCGGCGCCGCGCTCCTGGCAGATGGCCGTGATGGCCGCCTGGCGCAGGTCGCGCACCTGGCCCAGGCCCATGAAGAGCACCGGCCCAGATCGCCCCTCCGCCAGGCTGAACGCCTCGGCGCTGAAGTTGATGTGCGGCGGGCGCACGGTCAGCCCCAGGCGCACCGCCTCTGCCATGTAGATCGCCGGGTGATGAAAGCCGCCGTAGTCGGCCAGCCGCGCGCAGAGGAACTGCGCGGGGTAGTGCGCCTTGAGGTAGGCGGAGCGAAAACTGACCTCGGCGTACGCGGTGGCGTGCCCCTGGTTGAAGCCGTAGCCTGCGAAGGGCATCACCTGCTCCCAAAGCGTGCTGGCCTGCGCCGGAGTGAAGCCAGGGCCGGTCGGCGGCGGTCGCTGGCAGCCGGCGATGAACTGCCCGGCCAGCGCCGCCATCTCCTGCGCGCCGAAATGGCTCATGCCGCGACGCAGTTGATCGGCCTGCGCCCATGTCAGCCCCGCGATCTCGCGCGCCAGGCGCAAGATCTGCTCCTGAAAAATCAACACTCCCTGGGTGGGGCCAAGAATCGGCTGCAGAGCCGGGTGCAGATAGGTCACGGCCTGCTCGCCGCGGTAACGGCGCACGAATGCGCCGGCCATGCCGCCCATCGCGGGGCCGGGCTTGAAAAAGGCGTTGGCAATCGCCAGGTCGCGTACGCTGCGGGCCTTGAGCTTGCGCAGGGTGCGCTGCGCGCCGTCCGATTCGCACTGGAAGACGCCAATCGTCTCCCCGCGCGCCAGCAGATCGGCCGTGGCCGCGTCGTCCAGTGGGATGTCGGCCAGGCCAAAGGCCGCATCGTGACCCTCGCGCACCCAGGCCGCGGCGTCGGCCAGCACGGTCAACGCGCGGATGCCCAGCAGGTCCATCTTTTGCAGCCCCAGCGCTTCCACATCGCCGTGTTCGAACTGGGTGATCAGGAAGCCCTTGGGCGCCCACTGCACCGGCGCGATGTCGGTCAGCGGGCCGGGCGTGATCACCACACCGCCGGGATGAACGCTCAGATGATCGGGCTGCCCCACCAGGGTGTAAGCCACGCGCACGGTTTCCTGCTCCAGGGGATCGGTCAGCGCGGCCAGGACGTCGTCCATCGTGCGTTGATCGCGGCGCCGCGGGTCGGGATGCCAACGGTGCGGCAGTTGACCTACCAGCCGGTTGACCTGCTCGGCCGGCAGCCCCAGGGCCTTGCCCGTTTCGCGCACGGCCGATTGCGGCCGCATCGTGCTGACCGTGCCGATGAGCGCGACGCGGTCCGCGCCGTACGCGTCGCGCACGTAGCGCAGCACCTCATCGCGGCGCCGGCTGCAGAAATCGAGGTCAATGTCGGGCGGGTTGGTCCGCGCCGGATTCAGAAAGCGCTCGAACAGCAGCCCGTGCTCGATGGGGTCCACCGTGGTGATGCCGGTGCAAAAGGCGACCAGGGAGTTCGCCACGCTGCCGCGCGTGCTGACCGGAATCTCGTGGCTGCGGGCAAAGCGCACGATGTCAGCCACCACCAGGAAGAGCGGCGCGAAGCCGTGGCTGCTGATGGCGCTCAATTCTGCGGCCAGACGCTCCTGCGCCTGGCCGCGCCGGGGCGAGTCGGCGGGAAAGAGGCGCTCGAGACCGGCTTGTGCCAGGGCGGCCAGCGCCGCGTCCGGCGTCTGTCCACTGGGCAGCGCCAGGCCGGGCCAGATCGGCCGGCCGTCGGGCAGGCAGTCGCTGCAGACGGCCGCAATCTCCCCACTCTGCGCCACCGCCTGCGGGAAGCGCGCAAAGCGCTCGGCGATGTGGGCCGGGCTGAGCCAGTGCGGGGACGGGCCGTGAGCCGCCTGGCCGCGTGGGAACGAGGCGACCGGTGTGATGGGCGTTGGCGCGGCGGCGCGGCGCGTGGTTGTTCGAGCCACGTAGCGCGTCTCGTCGTCGGCCCATTCCTCATCGGGATCGGCGCCGTCGTTCGGCGCATCATTGCCTGCATCTTCGTCCAACCGTGCATTGGCGCGGATCGCGGCCAGCAGGCGCAGCCGGGGCGCGTCCGCGGGCGCCAGGCAGAAGATCGGCTGCACTGCAACCGTGGCCAGTCCCAGGCGCCGGCCCAGGGCGGTCAGCGCATCCGCGATGGCGGCATCGGCGGGGGCGTGCAGTTCCAGGGCCAGGTGCAGATTCTGCCCGAAGATGTCCGCCAGCCGTTCGGCGTAACGCTGCGCCGCGGCCGCGTCGCCGCTGCGCAGGTAGCGTTCGATCCACCCTTCCTGCCCGCCGCCCAGGCAGATCAGCCCGGCGCGCTGTTCGGCCAGCGCGTCCAGGTCAAGCCCGCGGGCCGCCAGCGCTTCCCGCTGCGGGCTGCCCTGGATTAGCGATGAGAGGCGGCAGAGGGAGCGGTAGCCGGCGGCATCCCTGGCCAGCAGCACCAGTTTGCCGGCCGTGACTGCATCGCCGGGCTGCCAGGGGAAAGCAGGCTCGGCCACCGTGACCGTCATGCCGATGATGGGCTGAACGCCGGCGGCGCGGCAGGCGCGACTGAACGCGACCGCGCCGTAGAGCGCGTTCGTGTCGGTCAACGCCAGGTGGGTCAGGCCATCCGCGGTCGCGCGCGCCACGAGCGCGGCCACCGAGGGCGTCGCGCCGAGCAGGGTAAAATGCGAGTGGACTTCGAGATGGGTAAAGGACATCGCCTTTATCATAGAACGGAGCCGCCGAAATAGCAAACGGCGATGCACAACTTCAGGAATTCCAGATGTGGCGCCGCGCGACCGTTGTTGACGGACTTCTACAGGCCTGTTACAATCACGACAAGGTGTGGAGCGATTCCTCGCCATTCACATGACTTACCTTCAGACAAGATGTTGACATGGACAAAGCAGAGCTTGTTCAGGCGTTACAGGAATTGGATGTGAGTCTGGCTGCGCCGTGCGACATCATCGTGATCGGCGGCGCAGCCATGATCTTGCACTTCGGCGCGCAACGGGCCACGCGCGACATTGACGTGCTCCTGCT
This portion of the Candidatus Amarolinea dominans genome encodes:
- a CDS encoding DUF262 domain-containing protein, whose product is MEINTILNQIDLGAMALPEFQRGYVWNRNQVRDLMASLYRRYPVGGLLVWITKTESADARGDHPLSAGTVELILDGQQRVTTLYGIIRGAPPSFFEGNASAFTGLYFNLEDESFEFYGPVKMGSDPRWINVTELMKLSMGPFIDGIYQNEALKPHAQVYLGRLNRLYTIGEIKVHIEKVAGPDKTVDVVVDIFNRVNSGGTKLSKGDLALARVCAEWPPAREELRSALGKWARSGFDFSLDWLLRNVNVVVTGKALFSALKDVDTAGFQQGLKQAKKAIDYLLNIVSGRLGLDHERVLGGRYAFPIMSRYVVENGGKLSSAQQRDKLLYWYVHTLLWGRYAGSTESMLMQDLTAMENHAEALDRLIDQLRTWRGDLEVRPNNFANWSVGARFYPMLYMLTRVGEARDWDTGLPLKANLLGKTSRLEIHHIFPKSQLYARGHDRPKVNSLANYCFLTQATNLDISNTLPEVYFPQIEASHPGALSSQWVPMDPKLWRIENYADFLAERQRLLAKAANVFLDSLLTSSHVGPLETVPSVAVPPAVEIISVSGGIDDEGEEAVLLEENIWVTEQGLPEGEMLYEIVDAETGALKALLDLAWPEGIQTGFSEPVALLLNEQMKTLELASAAGFRCFTDVKVFRSYVEKEILALDTMAAN
- a CDS encoding SH3 domain-containing protein, which gives rise to MLSQKRYPIMIALGMMILLQMACGQTSRTSDEKSIAATVAKQVRATLTAEAQRSAANTAVAVAPSDTPKPTETTAPTATSAPTETPAPTATDTPTSLPTDTPVPTDTPTVTETPTADNTNDLIVNAPAILGAKVAEVEGTLGEPLDIAQIDRGSVPAIPDGGESRMYIAQTYILYVDYDKTGIAKGVQLFSGLEKHNYALSEWPVALRRVGVDFITKPPDQSALIAVAWTNVNGYAVRVETDAIGGKIWSVWVSLVSSNPRPANTPDKPAAVASNASNIRSGPGTSYPIVGKASAGQRYDILGRNADSSWWQISYGDKQGWIAASVVKTSGPLTQVAVAQNIPTPPPAPTSPPAKPTSLPLTRPEQEFTVKNWGLRLYDVKRAKSVYHYGNARFAQGTYLIPLVEFRNTGSGTATPLRSLNFYLQDTRGRTYKFDPFDDAVLGAAWQFQAGHLYDDINPGLKLGIALPFDVSPDLTDVWLRVKEDSRIVMYLGNVSQLPESK
- a CDS encoding DNA polymerase III subunit alpha gives rise to the protein MSFTHLEVHSHFTLLGATPSVAALVARATADGLTHLALTDTNALYGAVAFSRACRAAGVQPIIGMTVTVAEPAFPWQPGDAVTAGKLVLLARDAAGYRSLCRLSSLIQGSPQREALAARGLDLDALAEQRAGLICLGGGQEGWIERYLRSGDAAAAQRYAERLADIFGQNLHLALELHAPADAAIADALTALGRRLGLATVAVQPIFCLAPADAPRLRLLAAIRANARLDEDAGNDAPNDGADPDEEWADDETRYVARTTTRRAAAPTPITPVASFPRGQAAHGPSPHWLSPAHIAERFARFPQAVAQSGEIAAVCSDCLPDGRPIWPGLALPSGQTPDAALAALAQAGLERLFPADSPRRGQAQERLAAELSAISSHGFAPLFLVVADIVRFARSHEIPVSTRGSVANSLVAFCTGITTVDPIEHGLLFERFLNPARTNPPDIDLDFCSRRRDEVLRYVRDAYGADRVALIGTVSTMRPQSAVRETGKALGLPAEQVNRLVGQLPHRWHPDPRRRDQRTMDDVLAALTDPLEQETVRVAYTLVGQPDHLSVHPGGVVITPGPLTDIAPVQWAPKGFLITQFEHGDVEALGLQKMDLLGIRALTVLADAAAWVREGHDAAFGLADIPLDDAATADLLARGETIGVFQCESDGAQRTLRKLKARSVRDLAIANAFFKPGPAMGGMAGAFVRRYRGEQAVTYLHPALQPILGPTQGVLIFQEQILRLAREIAGLTWAQADQLRRGMSHFGAQEMAALAGQFIAGCQRPPPTGPGFTPAQASTLWEQVMPFAGYGFNQGHATAYAEVSFRSAYLKAHYPAQFLCARLADYGGFHHPAIYMAEAVRLGLTVRPPHINFSAEAFSLAEGRSGPVLFMGLGQVRDLRQAAITAICQERGAGKFSDLRDLLRRVALRPKEIEHLIRGGALDGLAPSRASLLAEAQEFRHGSAGQMIFDFGRRAVPAETLRQRWDWETELLGLPVSALTDPLALVRASLPAHVPLAELSAFPGRSLLTAGVRLPGWTGGPGFFLGDGATFVIARGDKAAKSPAPWQPLLVQGRWVGDEWGTSWLQVEEGGEVQSAKCRVQSAESGDS